The following are from one region of the Anomaloglossus baeobatrachus isolate aAnoBae1 chromosome 1, aAnoBae1.hap1, whole genome shotgun sequence genome:
- the LOC142295976 gene encoding perilipin-2-like — MAETVEQQQQQNVVVRLINLPFVSSTYDMVSSTYVTTKDNHHYLKSVCDIAEKSVKSITSVAITSAMPILQKLEPQIALANNIGCIGLDKIEERLPILYQPPEKVVAIASEAVVGARDAVIHSITGVVDKTKGAVQDSVEMTKAVVNGGINTVLGSCVVKIMSDRVDSALTRSECLLEQFLPPTDEELAKEATETEGFVSQDKPGYYVRLGSLSTKARKRVYQQALTRMKDAKCRSQEAIAQLQNTLDLIEYARKNMNGANQKIHDAQEKMFSKWVEWTKGTGEDAGGETEGAEQMESRTLTIARSLTHHLQSTCLSLVSSVQGLPQNIQSKAQSISAMAADIYQNFHSASSFREISDSLLTATKDMFTKIKDGMDDVMDYFINNTPLNWLVGPFYPKLASSQHGEQEDGGDSVKED; from the exons ATGGCTGAGACAgtggaacagcagcagcagcag AATGTGGTGGTAAGGCTGATAAACCTCCCATTTGTGAGCTCTACATATGACATGGTGTCCTCCACCTATGTGACCACTAAAGACAACCATCACTACCTGAAATCTGTATGTGACATCGCAGAGAAAAGTGTGAAGAGCATCACTTCGGTGGCCATCACCAGCGCCATGCCAATCCTGCAGAAACTTGAGCCTCAAA TTGCTCTGGCAAACAACATTGGCTGTATTGGACTGGACAAGATTGAGGAAAGGTTGCCTATTCTGTATCAGCCTCCTGAAAAG GTTGTGGCTATTGCCTCAGAAGCAGTTGTTGGTGCCAGAGATGCTGTTATCCATAGTATCACAGGAGTAGTGGATAAAACCAAGGGAGCTGTGCAGGACAGTGTGGAGATGACTAAGGCTGTTGTAAATGGCGGCATTAATACTGTTCTTGGAAGCTGTGTAGTGAAGATCATGAGCGACCGTGTGGACTCTGCACTAACTAGGTCTGAATGTCTTCTGGAACAATTCCTGCCACCAACAGATGAAGAACTTG CCAAGGAAGCAACTGAAACAGAAGGCTTTGTGTCCCAAGATAAGCCTGGCTACTATGTGCGCTTGGGATCCCTCTCTACAAAGGCCCGCAAGCGTGTCTACCAACAGGCCCTGACTAGGATGAAGGATGCCAAATGCAGGAGTCAGGAAGCCATTGCTCAGCTCCAGAACACACTTGACCTG ATTGAATATGCAAGAAAAAACATGAATGGTGCAAATCAGAAGATCCATGATGCTCAAGAGAAGATGTTCAGCAAGTGGGTGGAGTGGACGAAAGGAACTGGAGAAGATGCTGGTGGGGAAACTGAGGGTGCAGAG CAAATGGAATCCCGCACACTGACTATTGCCCGTAGTCTCACTCATCACCTGCAAAGCACATGTCTGTCTCTGGTCTCCAGTGTCCAAGGACTTCCACAAAATATTCAGAGCAAGGCTCAGAGTATTAGTGCCATGGCTGCAGATATCTATCAAAACTTCCACTCTGCTTCTTCCTTCAGAGAAATATCGGACAGCCTCTTAACCGCCACTAAGGACATGTTCACTAAAATAAAGGATGGCATGGATGATGTTATGGACTACTTCATAAACAACACTCCACTAAATTGGCTGGTAGGTCCATTTTATCCCAAACTGGCAAGTAGCCAACATGGGGAGCAAGAAGATGGGGGAGATTCAGTTAAAGAGGACTAA